One window of Longimicrobium sp. genomic DNA carries:
- the map gene encoding type I methionyl aminopeptidase yields MSIETEQDLEGMKRVGRIVRICIERMKRAVRPGVTTAELDRIGGQALREHGARSAPKLVYGFPADMLISVNDQAVHGIPGARRLRDGDLVKLDVTVEKDGYMADAAVTVPVGRVPEERRALVAAARAAFEKAMEVATVGNPVNAIGRAVEGEVKRRGFNVARDLAGHGIGRTIHEAPSVPNHYDARLRQPLTEGLVIAVEPIVTERSGRTVEDADGWTVRTADGGFTAHYEHTIVITRGRPLLLTAA; encoded by the coding sequence ATGTCCATCGAGACCGAGCAGGACCTGGAGGGGATGAAGCGCGTGGGGCGCATCGTGCGCATCTGCATCGAGCGGATGAAGCGCGCGGTGCGGCCGGGGGTGACCACCGCCGAGCTCGACCGCATCGGGGGGCAGGCGCTGCGCGAGCACGGCGCCCGCTCCGCGCCCAAGCTGGTCTACGGCTTCCCCGCGGACATGCTGATCAGCGTGAACGACCAGGCGGTGCACGGCATCCCCGGCGCGCGCAGGCTGCGCGACGGCGACCTGGTGAAGCTGGACGTGACGGTGGAGAAGGACGGCTACATGGCCGACGCCGCCGTCACCGTCCCCGTGGGCCGCGTCCCCGAGGAGCGCCGCGCGCTGGTCGCCGCCGCCCGCGCCGCGTTCGAGAAGGCGATGGAGGTGGCGACGGTGGGGAACCCGGTCAACGCCATCGGCCGCGCGGTGGAGGGCGAGGTGAAGCGCCGCGGCTTCAACGTGGCGCGCGACCTGGCGGGGCACGGGATCGGGCGGACGATCCACGAGGCGCCGAGCGTGCCCAACCACTACGACGCGCGCCTGCGCCAGCCGCTCACCGAGGGGCTGGTGATCGCCGTGGAGCCGATCGTCACCGAGCGCTCGGGGCGCACGGTGGAGGACGCGGACGGGTGGACGGTGCGCACGGCGGACGGCGGCTTCACCGCGCACTACGAGCACACCATCGTCATCACCCGCGGCCGCCCGCTCCTGCTGACCGCCGCCTGA
- a CDS encoding extracellular solute-binding protein: MRIIYRGLTPLAAATVLAACGGGDDREVLTIYSPHGREMLQAFEKKYEALHPEVDVQFLDMGSQEILERLRAERANPQADVWWGAPAVTFEEGVRDSVLERSTPSWAGALPADAKSRDGFWYGTYLTPEVIAYNSAAVSRADAPKDWDDVLDLRWKGKVLIRNPGESGTMRAIFGMIIQRGIRAGRDTAAGFEWLRRLDAQTKEYTLNPTLLYQKLARQEGLITLWDLPDIEALKAKGAAWPIDYVIPTSGTPVLVDGVGVVRGTRNQQRAREFVEWVGGAGVVPAAREFFRLPARTDVPDDSLPPGLRQVKAQLKPEPMDWALLQQKTPEWMRYWDEHVRGKGGR; the protein is encoded by the coding sequence ATGCGAATCATCTACCGTGGTTTGACGCCGCTCGCGGCCGCCACCGTGCTCGCCGCGTGCGGGGGCGGCGACGATCGCGAGGTGCTGACCATCTACTCGCCGCACGGGCGGGAGATGCTGCAGGCGTTCGAAAAGAAGTACGAGGCGCTGCACCCCGAGGTGGACGTGCAGTTCCTCGACATGGGCTCGCAGGAGATCCTCGAGCGGCTCCGCGCCGAGCGCGCGAACCCGCAGGCCGACGTCTGGTGGGGCGCGCCCGCGGTGACGTTCGAGGAGGGCGTGCGCGACTCCGTCCTCGAGCGCTCCACGCCGTCGTGGGCCGGCGCGCTGCCGGCCGACGCGAAGTCGCGCGATGGCTTCTGGTACGGCACGTATCTCACGCCCGAGGTCATCGCCTACAACAGCGCCGCCGTCTCGCGCGCCGACGCGCCGAAGGACTGGGACGACGTGCTGGACCTGCGCTGGAAGGGGAAGGTGCTCATCCGCAACCCCGGCGAGAGCGGCACCATGCGCGCGATCTTCGGGATGATCATCCAGCGCGGCATCCGCGCCGGGCGCGACACCGCGGCCGGGTTCGAGTGGCTGCGGCGGCTGGACGCGCAGACCAAGGAGTACACGCTCAATCCCACGCTGCTGTACCAAAAGCTGGCGCGGCAGGAGGGATTGATCACGCTCTGGGACCTGCCGGACATCGAGGCGCTGAAGGCCAAGGGCGCCGCGTGGCCGATCGACTACGTGATCCCCACCAGCGGCACGCCGGTGCTGGTGGACGGCGTGGGCGTGGTGCGGGGGACGCGGAACCAGCAGCGCGCGCGGGAGTTCGTGGAGTGGGTCGGCGGCGCGGGCGTGGTCCCCGCCGCGCGCGAGTTCTTCCGCCTTCCCGCGCGCACCGACGTCCCCGACGACTCACTGCCGCCCGGCCTGCGCCAGGTGAAGGCCCAGCTCAAGCCCGAGCCGATGGACTGGGCCCTCCTCCAGCAGAAGACCCCCGAGTGGATGCGCTACTGGGACGAGCACGTGCGCGGCAAGGGCGGGCGGTGA
- a CDS encoding DUF4062 domain-containing protein, with the protein MTQKKKLQVFVSSTYQDLRAERQAAVEAILTAGHIPAGMELFAAGDQSQMKVIENWIDESDVFLLVLGGRYGSIEPNSGKSYIHLEYEYAVARGKPVFAVVIEEQHRKERIKILGEIAIETENASKLRDFRDQVLGTRLVRFWSDPRDIKLAIHETMAELIRRDDLVGWVPRAQNVDTGALAEQLARLAKENSDLRKIAESSVSVQLYNGLRYEELLDLLRRENFECVPTDDPYDTEFVDMLRGISKWSSQDQPTIRDVVWVLRTQVIPTIQVDWSMKNLRRALRRLEYYGIVTDIDKRGYESQQDSFKITRDGQRFILRLIVEGHRHDSARQEPDA; encoded by the coding sequence ATGACTCAGAAGAAGAAGCTTCAAGTGTTCGTATCGTCTACATATCAGGACTTACGAGCTGAGAGGCAAGCTGCGGTTGAGGCTATCCTGACTGCTGGGCACATCCCCGCGGGAATGGAGTTGTTCGCGGCTGGTGATCAATCTCAGATGAAGGTGATTGAGAACTGGATAGATGAATCCGATGTGTTTTTGCTCGTGTTAGGAGGGCGATATGGGAGCATCGAACCAAATAGTGGCAAGAGCTATATTCATCTGGAATACGAATACGCGGTCGCTAGAGGAAAGCCTGTGTTTGCCGTGGTTATTGAAGAGCAGCACCGGAAAGAGCGGATCAAGATCTTGGGTGAAATAGCTATAGAAACAGAGAACGCATCCAAACTCCGAGATTTTCGGGATCAAGTTCTCGGTACACGACTCGTGAGATTCTGGAGTGATCCACGTGATATCAAACTCGCGATTCACGAAACTATGGCTGAACTCATCCGTCGCGATGATCTCGTTGGTTGGGTCCCTAGAGCACAGAACGTCGACACCGGTGCTCTTGCAGAACAATTGGCTCGTTTGGCGAAAGAAAATTCTGACCTTCGCAAAATAGCGGAAAGTAGTGTTTCAGTCCAATTATACAATGGCTTACGCTACGAAGAACTTCTCGATCTGCTTCGGCGTGAAAACTTTGAGTGTGTCCCTACAGACGACCCATATGACACGGAATTCGTTGACATGTTACGCGGAATATCGAAGTGGTCTTCTCAAGATCAACCGACGATTCGAGACGTGGTGTGGGTACTACGAACGCAGGTTATTCCGACGATTCAAGTTGATTGGAGCATGAAGAACCTGCGGCGGGCACTTCGTCGCCTCGAATACTACGGGATAGTCACCGACATAGATAAGCGCGGGTATGAGTCTCAGCAGGATTCGTTCAAAATTACCCGGGATGGCCAGAGATTTATTCTGCGCTTGATCGTAGAAGGTCATCGACACGATTCTGCTCGTCAGGAGCCGGATGCCTGA
- a CDS encoding ABC transporter ATP-binding protein encodes MPERSVLLRLESLTRRFGETVAVDDVSLEVRQGEFLTLLGPSGCGKTTTLRMIAGFEHPTSGRVTIAGRDVTALKPQKRDVGMVFQNYALFPHLDVWDNVEFGLRSRGVSRADARPKVERALALVEMEGYGKRKVQALSGGQQQRIALARALAPEPPLLLLDEPLSNLDAALRERTRDELRALLKRLGMTAVFVTHDQEEAFALSDRIAVMSRGVLQQLGTPEALYASPANTFVAAFLGRANFLPATVDGPHGDAIDCRLDAGPLWPARPADGVDAKPGAAVRVMVRPESLCIVRDPSVDGLTGRVLDRRFAGSLSFYRVAVDGGPEILVQAGANAAAPGEEVRVTPTPGAAILAFAPAGA; translated from the coding sequence ATGCCTGAACGTTCGGTGCTTCTCCGCCTCGAATCGCTGACGCGCCGCTTCGGCGAGACCGTCGCGGTGGACGACGTGTCGCTGGAGGTGCGGCAGGGCGAGTTCCTGACGCTGCTGGGCCCCAGCGGCTGCGGGAAGACCACCACGCTGCGCATGATCGCCGGCTTCGAGCACCCCACCAGCGGCCGCGTGACGATCGCCGGGCGCGACGTGACGGCGCTCAAGCCGCAGAAGCGCGACGTGGGGATGGTCTTCCAGAACTACGCGCTCTTCCCGCACCTGGACGTGTGGGACAACGTCGAGTTCGGCCTCCGCTCGCGCGGCGTCTCCCGCGCGGACGCGAGGCCGAAGGTCGAGCGGGCGCTGGCGCTGGTGGAGATGGAGGGCTACGGGAAGCGGAAGGTGCAGGCGCTTTCCGGCGGCCAGCAGCAGCGCATCGCCCTGGCGCGCGCGCTGGCGCCCGAGCCGCCGCTGCTCCTGCTCGACGAACCGCTGTCGAACCTCGACGCCGCGCTCCGCGAGCGCACCCGCGACGAGCTGCGCGCGCTGCTCAAGCGGCTGGGAATGACCGCCGTCTTCGTCACCCACGACCAGGAAGAGGCGTTCGCGCTCTCCGACCGCATCGCGGTGATGAGCCGCGGCGTGCTGCAGCAGCTCGGCACCCCCGAGGCGCTCTACGCGTCGCCGGCCAACACGTTCGTCGCCGCGTTCCTTGGCCGAGCCAACTTTCTTCCCGCCACCGTCGACGGTCCGCACGGCGACGCCATCGACTGCCGTCTCGACGCCGGCCCGCTCTGGCCCGCGCGCCCGGCGGACGGGGTCGACGCGAAGCCGGGCGCGGCGGTGCGGGTGATGGTGCGCCCCGAATCGCTGTGCATCGTCCGCGATCCGTCTGTCGACGGGCTGACGGGGCGCGTGCTGGACCGCCGCTTCGCCGGCTCGCTCTCCTTCTACCGCGTCGCCGTGGACGGCGGGCCGGAGATCCTGGTGCAGGCCGGCGCGAATGCCGCCGCTCCCGGCGAGGAGGTGCGCGTCACCCCCACGCCCGGCGCGGCGATCCTGGCTTTCGCGCCGGCCGGCGCGTGA
- a CDS encoding GNAT family N-acetyltransferase yields MSAASIRPFQPRDADAAAALIAAEWPHRADEAEQLRRGELHPDARRWAAADPSGGGLVAYAALWRVRDRRFRIDLDVAPAWRRRGIGGAMLETAVAAAAEDGAATVQARAYAGAADALRFLARRGFAETMRMFGLALDVRAIDPLRLAAYEQAAAAQGFALTTLAAEERRNPHSLRDLWEVYAAAQEGWRDPDPPPVPDPPMTFEAFLRRMDEFPTDPDAFFIAIHGERYAGLTGSIGTAVHPAYRGRGVANALKARAALHARTTGRGTMETCTGNPAMLRANENVGFRRTWTEVRLVRRVSAP; encoded by the coding sequence GTGAGCGCCGCATCCATCCGCCCGTTCCAGCCGCGCGACGCGGATGCGGCCGCCGCGCTGATCGCCGCCGAGTGGCCGCACCGCGCGGACGAGGCGGAGCAGCTCCGGCGCGGCGAGCTCCATCCCGACGCGCGGCGCTGGGCCGCCGCCGACCCGTCCGGCGGCGGCCTCGTCGCCTATGCGGCGCTCTGGCGCGTGCGCGACCGGCGTTTCCGCATCGACCTGGACGTCGCGCCGGCGTGGCGGCGGCGGGGGATCGGCGGGGCGATGCTGGAGACGGCGGTCGCCGCCGCGGCGGAAGACGGCGCGGCGACGGTGCAGGCGCGCGCCTACGCCGGGGCGGCGGACGCGCTCCGCTTCCTCGCGCGCCGCGGCTTCGCGGAGACGATGCGGATGTTCGGCCTCGCGCTCGACGTTCGCGCGATCGATCCGCTGCGGCTGGCGGCGTACGAGCAGGCGGCCGCCGCGCAGGGATTCGCGCTCACCACGCTGGCGGCCGAGGAGCGGCGCAATCCCCACTCCCTGCGTGACTTGTGGGAGGTCTACGCCGCCGCGCAGGAGGGGTGGCGCGATCCCGATCCGCCGCCCGTCCCCGATCCGCCGATGACGTTCGAGGCGTTCCTGCGGCGCATGGACGAGTTCCCCACGGACCCGGACGCCTTCTTCATCGCCATCCACGGAGAACGATACGCCGGGCTGACGGGCTCGATCGGCACCGCCGTCCACCCCGCCTACCGCGGGCGCGGCGTGGCGAACGCGCTGAAGGCGCGAGCCGCGCTGCACGCCCGCACCACGGGACGGGGGACGATGGAGACGTGCACCGGCAACCCGGCGATGCTGCGCGCCAACGAGAACGTCGGCTTCCGCCGCACCTGGACCGAGGTGCGGCTGGTGCGCCGGGTCTCCGCGCCCTGA